One window of the Onychostoma macrolepis isolate SWU-2019 chromosome 21, ASM1243209v1, whole genome shotgun sequence genome contains the following:
- the ehmt1b gene encoding histone-lysine N-methyltransferase EHMT1 isoform X1: METITPSSLANGNSGKRETMKSDGTKESRSDQEEGGDEDHSNGQANPLKEATELNGTYENMDTKRTEQNLSAGSPAQSSTIENGLSETELPHGSTVGSNGYILSQQQEDTLAAPHRTNWSPVGGSTLGHGTKSSPTSASTLRPPDQGSSNSAASPGPSPIERRADTETKNGIVSNTPPPTIHRARKTMSRPASHQTLKLLNRENKEPVVVKDDSLGKPETVQPQPSPIQNQLPQSQTDTTSILNTTPAKPQTVEPRPVSPSVAAVSRKKKRKMGTYSLVPKKKNKVLKQRTVLEMFQRMSQSPPNPQLSKESVHVNGERMENESDEEESEEGDDTEEDEELVREDGAKASQEGPKIASVSQPLEEEQESEESPEGEGEEEGDESDLSSESSLKKKWKKKVKGDHAWLRPSRKRKRKLKAKTEGLSGMESQSQSESQSSPSAPSDNRKEYKEVPLDSLNLAAQEALLTSQSTAVSGSVESTDADMVQELPLCSCRMEMPKSREILTLADRKCMATESIDGQLSRCQSAVLKHEMMRPSNSVQLLVLCEDHRTGMVKHQCCPGCGFFCRAGVFMECQPEVNISHRFHRACASVLNGQSFCPHCGEEVSKAKEVTIAKADTTSTVPLTHGPCTPSTSEGKADTTTGGSTRLSVLGEGKADSTLPRLAQSQDTSVFPLGLKTGPVGAGFGTGLPLGPPKETLESVLLALDAEKPKKLRFHPKQLYISAKQGELQKVLLMLVDGIDPNFKMESQNKRTPLHVAAEAGHQEVCHMLVQAGANLDMCDEDQRTPLMEACENDHLDTVRYLLRAGAIVSHKDVEGSTCLHLAAKTGHFSIVQHLLSTGIVDINCQDDGGWTAMIWATEYKHVDQVKLLLSKGADINVRDKEENICLHWAAFSGCVEIAEILLDAKCDLNAINVHGDSPLHIASRESRLDCVNLFLSRGADISLKNKEGETPMECCSQNSKVWNALQASKKQREANSNQTDPVEKLLSRDIARGYEKVPIPCVNAVDSEPCPDNYKYVPDSCVTSPMNIDKNITHLQYCVCKDDCSSASCMCGQLSLRCWYDKESRLLPEFCNEEPPLIFECNHACSCWRSCKNRVVQNGLRVRLQLFRTQTMGWGVKTLQDIPQGTFVCEYVGEIISDSEADVRENDSYLFSLDSKVGDMYCVDARFYGNISRFINHHCEPNLFPCRVFTSHQDLRFPHIAFFACKNISAGDELGFDYGDHFWDVKGKLFSCQCGSSKCKHSAATIAQRQADSTPGDQQPSALPDTSSSTPSSPS; this comes from the exons CCCTCCAGTTTGGCCAATGGGAATTCAGGCAAGAGGGAAACCATGAAGTCCGATGGGACAAAAGAGTCTCGCAGTGATCAAGAAGAGG GAGGAGATGAGGATCACTCGAACGGGCAAGCCAACCCTCTCAAAGAGGCCACTGAGCTGAATGGGACCTATGAAAACATGGACACAAAGAGAACTGAACAGAACCTCTCTGCAGGGTCACCAGCCCAATCCTCAACCATAGAGAACGGACTGTCAGAGACTGAGCTGCCCCATGGCTCTACGGTGGGCAGTAATGGATATATTCTAAGCCAACAGCAGGAAGACACATTGGCGGCCCCACATAGGACTAACTGGTCCCCCGTAGGGGGTTCCACATTGGGGCATGGGACTAAAAGCTCGCCAACGTCAGCTTCTACATTACGACCCCCTGACCAGGGTTCTTCAAACAGTGCTGCAAGCCCAGGACCGAGCCCAATAGAGAGACGAGCGGACACAGAGACTAAAAATGGCATAGTATCGAATACACCTCCACCAACAATACATCGTGCACGCAAAACTATGTCAAGGCCGGCCTCACACCAGACACTAAAG CTTTTGAATAGGGAAAATAAGGAGCCAGTCGTGGTGAAAGATGACAGTCTGGGCAAACCAGAGACAGTGCAGCCTCAGCCATCTCCAATCCAGAATCAGCTACCTCAAAGCCAAACTGACACCACATCTATACTGAACACCACACCAGCCAAGCCACAAACAG TTGAACCCAGACCTGTCTCTCCCTCAGTAGCAGCCGTGTCaaggaagaagaaaagaaagatgGGAACTTATAGTCTTGTGCccaagaagaaaaataaagtcTTGAAACAACGcacagttctggagatgtttcAGCGAATGTCCCAGTCTCCACCCAACCCTCAG CTGTCAAAGGAATCCGTGCATGTGAATGGCGAGAGAATGGAGAATGAGTCTGATGAAGAAGAGTCAGAGGAAGGAGACGACACGGAGGAGGATGAGGAGTTGGTCAGAGAGGATGGAGCCAAAGCCTCTCAGGAGGGACCCAAGATAGCTTCAGTTTCTCAG cctCTTGAAGAAGAACAGGAGTCTGAGGAGTCACCAGAGGGCGAAGGTGAAGAGGAAGGGGATGAATCAGACTTG AGTTCAGAGTCcagtttgaaaaagaaatggaaaaagAAAGTCAAGGGGGACCACGCCTGGCTCCGACCATCAAGGAAACGCAAGAGGAAATTGAAAGCGAAAACAGAAGGACTTTCAG GAATGGAGTCCCAGTCTCAATCTGAGAGCCAGAGCTCCCCATCAGCCCCTTCTGACAACAGGAAAGAGTATAAAGAAGTCCCGCTAGACTCCCTCAACCTAGCGGCACAGGAAGCCTTACTGACATCTCAGAGTACAG CTGTTTCAGGGTCAGTGGAGAGCACAGACGCTGACATGGTGCAGGAACTGCCCCTTTGCAGCTGTCGAATGGAGATGCCCAAGAGCCGTGAAATTCTCACACTTGCGGACAGGAAGTGTATGGCGACTGAGAGCATTGACGGTCAG CTGAGCCGTTGTCAGAGTGCAGTGCTGAAGCACGAGATGATGAGGCCTTCAAACTCTGTCCAACTGCTGGTTCTATGTGAGGACCATCGCACGGGCATGGTCAAACATCAGTGCTGCCCAGGCTGTGGCTTCTTTTGCAGAGCC GGTGTCTTCATGGAGTGTCAGCCAGAAGTGAACATCTCCCACCGGTTCCATCGAGCCTGTGCCTCGGTGCTCAACGGTCAGAGCTTTTGTCCACACTGCGGAGAGGAGGTCAGCAAGGCAAAAGAGGTCACCATTGCCAAGGCTGATACGACGTCTACTGTGCCTCTCACCCACGGCCCTTGCACACCCAGCACCTCAGAGGGCAAAGCGGACACCACCACTGGAGG GTCCACTCGGCTCTCTGTTCTTGGAGAGGGCAAAGCAGATAGCACCTTGCCCAGACTTGCACAGTCACAGGACACATCTGTGTTCCCTTTGGGCTTGAAAACTGGGCCTGTTGGAGCTGGATTTGGAACCGGACTTCCACTAGGACCACCTAAAGAAACTCTGGAAAGTGTCCTGCTGGCTTTAGATGCAGAGAA ACCCAAGAAGCTTCGGTTTCACCCAAAACAGCTGTATATTTCTGCCAAACAAGGAGAGCTGCAGAAGGTCCTACTGATGTTAG TGGATGGGATAGACCCTAACTTTAAAATGGAGAGCCAAAACAAACGCACACCGCTCCATGTAGCAGCTGAAGCAGGTCATCAGGAAGTCTGCCATATGCTGGTGCAG GCTGGCGCAAACCTTGACATGTGTGATGAGGACCAGCGGACGCCCCTGATGGAGGCCTGTGAGAACGATCATCTTGACACAGTACGCTATCTTCTGAGGGCTGGAGCCATCGTCTCTCACAAG GATGTTGAAGGTTCAACATGTCTCCATCTTGCTGCTAAGACTGGGCATTTCAGCATTGTACAACATTTGCTGTCTACAGGAATTGTAGATATTAACTGCCAG GATGATGGAGGTTGGACAGCCATGATTTGGGCCACGGAATACAAACATGTAGATCAAGTAAAACTCTTGCTCTCCAAAGGGGCTGATATCAACGTCCGAGACAAG GAAGAAAATATATGTCTGCACTGGGCGGCATTCTCTGGCTGTGTGGAGATAGCTGAGATCCTGCTGGATGCCAAGTGTGATCTCAACGCCATCAACGTCCACGGAGACTCACCATTGCATATAGCATCACGGGAGAGCCGGCTCGACTGTGTGAA CTTGTTTCTGTCGCGGGGTGCTGACATAAGCCTCAAGAACAAAGAGGGAGAGACACCCATGGAGTGCTGCAGCCAGAACTCGAAGGTTTGGAACGCCCTTCAAGCCAGCAAAAAGCAGAGAGAAGCAAACAGCAACCAGACTGACCCAGTAGAGAAGCTTCTCAGCAG GGACATCGCCAGAGGCTACGAGAAAGTCCCCATCCCGTGTGTGAATGCAGTGGATAGCGAACCCTGTCCTGACAACTACAAATATGTCCCTGATAGCTGCGTGACGTCCCCGATGAATATTGACAAAAATATCACCCACTTGCAG TACTGCGTCTGTAAAGACGATTGCTCCTCAGCTAGCTGCATGTGTGGCCAACTCAGCCTGCGCTGCTGGTATGATAAA GAGAGCCGTCTGCTGCCTGAGTTCTGCAATGAGGAGCCACCTCTTATATTTGAGTGCAACCATGCCTGCTCCTGCTGGAGAAGCTGCAAAAACCGTGTGGTACAGAACGGACTGAG GGTAAGACTGCAGTTGTTCAGGACGCAGACGATGGGATGGGGTGTCAAGACGTTACAGGATATCCCGCAAGGAACGTTTGTTTGCGA ATACGTGGGTGAGATCATCTCTGACTCCGAAGCAGATGTCAGAGAGAATGACTCCTATCTTTTCAGTCTGGACAGTAAG GTGGGTGATATGTACTGCGTTGATGCACGTTTCTACGGCAACATCAGCCGCTTCATAAACCATCACTGTGAGCCGAATCTGTTCCCCTGTCGAGTGTTCACCTCTCACCAGGACCTCAGATTTCCTCACATCGCGTTCTTCGCCTGCAAGAACATCAGTGCCGGAGACGAACTTGG GTTTGATTACGGTGATCACTTCTGGGACGTAAAAGGGAAGCTGTTCAGCTGCCAGTGTGGCTCATCCAAATGCAAGCACTCAGCCGCCACCATCGCTCAGAGACAGGCAGACAGTACTCCAGGAGACCAGCAGCCTAGTGCCCTGCCCGATACCAGCTCGTCCACCCCATCCAGCCCCAGCTAA
- the ehmt1b gene encoding histone-lysine N-methyltransferase EHMT1 isoform X6, with protein sequence MASMKTEPSSLANGNSGKRETMKSDGTKESRSDQEEGGDEDHSNGQANPLKEATELNGTYENMDTKRTEQNLSAGSPAQSSTIENGLSETELPHGSTVGSNGYILSQQQEDTLAAPHRTNWSPVGGSTLGHGTKSSPTSASTLRPPDQGSSNSAASPGPSPIERRADTETKNGIVSNTPPPTIHRARKTMSRPASHQTLKLLNRENKEPVVVKDDSLGKPETVQPQPSPIQNQLPQSQTDTTSILNTTPAKPQTVEPRPVSPSVAAVSRKKKRKMGTYSLVPKKKNKVLKQRTVLEMFQRMSQSPPNPQLSKESVHVNGERMENESDEEESEEGDDTEEDEELVREDGAKASQEGPKIASVSQPLEEEQESEESPEGEGEEEGDESDLSSESSLKKKWKKKVKGDHAWLRPSRKRKRKLKAKTEGLSGMESQSQSESQSSPSAPSDNRKEYKEVPLDSLNLAAQEALLTSQSTAVSGSVESTDADMVQELPLCSCRMEMPKSREILTLADRKCMATESIDGQLSRCQSAVLKHEMMRPSNSVQLLVLCEDHRTGMVKHQCCPGCGFFCRAGVFMECQPEVNISHRFHRACASVLNGQSFCPHCGEEVSKAKEVTIAKADTTSTVPLTHGPCTPSTSEGKADTTTGGSTRLSVLGEGKADSTLPRLAQSQDTSVFPLGLKTGPVGAGFGTGLPLGPPKETLESVLLALDAEKPKKLRFHPKQLYISAKQGELQKVLLMLVDGIDPNFKMESQNKRTPLHVAAEAGHQEVCHMLVQAGANLDMCDEDQRTPLMEACENDHLDTVRYLLRAGAIVSHKDVEGSTCLHLAAKTGHFSIVQHLLSTGIVDINCQDDGGWTAMIWATEYKHVDQVKLLLSKGADINVRDKEENICLHWAAFSGCVEIAEILLDAKCDLNAINVHGDSPLHIASRESRLDCVNLFLSRGADISLKNKEGETPMECCSQNSKVWNALQASKKQREANSNQTDPVEKLLSRDIARGYEKVPIPCVNAVDSEPCPDNYKYVPDSCVTSPMNIDKNITHLQYCVCKDDCSSASCMCGQLSLRCWYDKESRLLPEFCNEEPPLIFECNHACSCWRSCKNRVVQNGLRVRLQLFRTQTMGWGVKTLQDIPQGTFVCEYVGEIISDSEADVRENDSYLFSLDSKVGDMYCVDARFYGNISRFINHHCEPNLFPCRVFTSHQDLRFPHIAFFACKNISAGDELGFDYGDHFWDVKGKLFSCQCGSSKCKHSAATIAQRQADSTPGDQQPSALPDTSSSTPSSPS encoded by the exons CCCTCCAGTTTGGCCAATGGGAATTCAGGCAAGAGGGAAACCATGAAGTCCGATGGGACAAAAGAGTCTCGCAGTGATCAAGAAGAGG GAGGAGATGAGGATCACTCGAACGGGCAAGCCAACCCTCTCAAAGAGGCCACTGAGCTGAATGGGACCTATGAAAACATGGACACAAAGAGAACTGAACAGAACCTCTCTGCAGGGTCACCAGCCCAATCCTCAACCATAGAGAACGGACTGTCAGAGACTGAGCTGCCCCATGGCTCTACGGTGGGCAGTAATGGATATATTCTAAGCCAACAGCAGGAAGACACATTGGCGGCCCCACATAGGACTAACTGGTCCCCCGTAGGGGGTTCCACATTGGGGCATGGGACTAAAAGCTCGCCAACGTCAGCTTCTACATTACGACCCCCTGACCAGGGTTCTTCAAACAGTGCTGCAAGCCCAGGACCGAGCCCAATAGAGAGACGAGCGGACACAGAGACTAAAAATGGCATAGTATCGAATACACCTCCACCAACAATACATCGTGCACGCAAAACTATGTCAAGGCCGGCCTCACACCAGACACTAAAG CTTTTGAATAGGGAAAATAAGGAGCCAGTCGTGGTGAAAGATGACAGTCTGGGCAAACCAGAGACAGTGCAGCCTCAGCCATCTCCAATCCAGAATCAGCTACCTCAAAGCCAAACTGACACCACATCTATACTGAACACCACACCAGCCAAGCCACAAACAG TTGAACCCAGACCTGTCTCTCCCTCAGTAGCAGCCGTGTCaaggaagaagaaaagaaagatgGGAACTTATAGTCTTGTGCccaagaagaaaaataaagtcTTGAAACAACGcacagttctggagatgtttcAGCGAATGTCCCAGTCTCCACCCAACCCTCAG CTGTCAAAGGAATCCGTGCATGTGAATGGCGAGAGAATGGAGAATGAGTCTGATGAAGAAGAGTCAGAGGAAGGAGACGACACGGAGGAGGATGAGGAGTTGGTCAGAGAGGATGGAGCCAAAGCCTCTCAGGAGGGACCCAAGATAGCTTCAGTTTCTCAG cctCTTGAAGAAGAACAGGAGTCTGAGGAGTCACCAGAGGGCGAAGGTGAAGAGGAAGGGGATGAATCAGACTTG AGTTCAGAGTCcagtttgaaaaagaaatggaaaaagAAAGTCAAGGGGGACCACGCCTGGCTCCGACCATCAAGGAAACGCAAGAGGAAATTGAAAGCGAAAACAGAAGGACTTTCAG GAATGGAGTCCCAGTCTCAATCTGAGAGCCAGAGCTCCCCATCAGCCCCTTCTGACAACAGGAAAGAGTATAAAGAAGTCCCGCTAGACTCCCTCAACCTAGCGGCACAGGAAGCCTTACTGACATCTCAGAGTACAG CTGTTTCAGGGTCAGTGGAGAGCACAGACGCTGACATGGTGCAGGAACTGCCCCTTTGCAGCTGTCGAATGGAGATGCCCAAGAGCCGTGAAATTCTCACACTTGCGGACAGGAAGTGTATGGCGACTGAGAGCATTGACGGTCAG CTGAGCCGTTGTCAGAGTGCAGTGCTGAAGCACGAGATGATGAGGCCTTCAAACTCTGTCCAACTGCTGGTTCTATGTGAGGACCATCGCACGGGCATGGTCAAACATCAGTGCTGCCCAGGCTGTGGCTTCTTTTGCAGAGCC GGTGTCTTCATGGAGTGTCAGCCAGAAGTGAACATCTCCCACCGGTTCCATCGAGCCTGTGCCTCGGTGCTCAACGGTCAGAGCTTTTGTCCACACTGCGGAGAGGAGGTCAGCAAGGCAAAAGAGGTCACCATTGCCAAGGCTGATACGACGTCTACTGTGCCTCTCACCCACGGCCCTTGCACACCCAGCACCTCAGAGGGCAAAGCGGACACCACCACTGGAGG GTCCACTCGGCTCTCTGTTCTTGGAGAGGGCAAAGCAGATAGCACCTTGCCCAGACTTGCACAGTCACAGGACACATCTGTGTTCCCTTTGGGCTTGAAAACTGGGCCTGTTGGAGCTGGATTTGGAACCGGACTTCCACTAGGACCACCTAAAGAAACTCTGGAAAGTGTCCTGCTGGCTTTAGATGCAGAGAA ACCCAAGAAGCTTCGGTTTCACCCAAAACAGCTGTATATTTCTGCCAAACAAGGAGAGCTGCAGAAGGTCCTACTGATGTTAG TGGATGGGATAGACCCTAACTTTAAAATGGAGAGCCAAAACAAACGCACACCGCTCCATGTAGCAGCTGAAGCAGGTCATCAGGAAGTCTGCCATATGCTGGTGCAG GCTGGCGCAAACCTTGACATGTGTGATGAGGACCAGCGGACGCCCCTGATGGAGGCCTGTGAGAACGATCATCTTGACACAGTACGCTATCTTCTGAGGGCTGGAGCCATCGTCTCTCACAAG GATGTTGAAGGTTCAACATGTCTCCATCTTGCTGCTAAGACTGGGCATTTCAGCATTGTACAACATTTGCTGTCTACAGGAATTGTAGATATTAACTGCCAG GATGATGGAGGTTGGACAGCCATGATTTGGGCCACGGAATACAAACATGTAGATCAAGTAAAACTCTTGCTCTCCAAAGGGGCTGATATCAACGTCCGAGACAAG GAAGAAAATATATGTCTGCACTGGGCGGCATTCTCTGGCTGTGTGGAGATAGCTGAGATCCTGCTGGATGCCAAGTGTGATCTCAACGCCATCAACGTCCACGGAGACTCACCATTGCATATAGCATCACGGGAGAGCCGGCTCGACTGTGTGAA CTTGTTTCTGTCGCGGGGTGCTGACATAAGCCTCAAGAACAAAGAGGGAGAGACACCCATGGAGTGCTGCAGCCAGAACTCGAAGGTTTGGAACGCCCTTCAAGCCAGCAAAAAGCAGAGAGAAGCAAACAGCAACCAGACTGACCCAGTAGAGAAGCTTCTCAGCAG GGACATCGCCAGAGGCTACGAGAAAGTCCCCATCCCGTGTGTGAATGCAGTGGATAGCGAACCCTGTCCTGACAACTACAAATATGTCCCTGATAGCTGCGTGACGTCCCCGATGAATATTGACAAAAATATCACCCACTTGCAG TACTGCGTCTGTAAAGACGATTGCTCCTCAGCTAGCTGCATGTGTGGCCAACTCAGCCTGCGCTGCTGGTATGATAAA GAGAGCCGTCTGCTGCCTGAGTTCTGCAATGAGGAGCCACCTCTTATATTTGAGTGCAACCATGCCTGCTCCTGCTGGAGAAGCTGCAAAAACCGTGTGGTACAGAACGGACTGAG GGTAAGACTGCAGTTGTTCAGGACGCAGACGATGGGATGGGGTGTCAAGACGTTACAGGATATCCCGCAAGGAACGTTTGTTTGCGA ATACGTGGGTGAGATCATCTCTGACTCCGAAGCAGATGTCAGAGAGAATGACTCCTATCTTTTCAGTCTGGACAGTAAG GTGGGTGATATGTACTGCGTTGATGCACGTTTCTACGGCAACATCAGCCGCTTCATAAACCATCACTGTGAGCCGAATCTGTTCCCCTGTCGAGTGTTCACCTCTCACCAGGACCTCAGATTTCCTCACATCGCGTTCTTCGCCTGCAAGAACATCAGTGCCGGAGACGAACTTGG GTTTGATTACGGTGATCACTTCTGGGACGTAAAAGGGAAGCTGTTCAGCTGCCAGTGTGGCTCATCCAAATGCAAGCACTCAGCCGCCACCATCGCTCAGAGACAGGCAGACAGTACTCCAGGAGACCAGCAGCCTAGTGCCCTGCCCGATACCAGCTCGTCCACCCCATCCAGCCCCAGCTAA